In the genome of Vicia villosa cultivar HV-30 ecotype Madison, WI linkage group LG7, Vvil1.0, whole genome shotgun sequence, one region contains:
- the LOC131617204 gene encoding uncharacterized protein LOC131617204 produces the protein MGSEGPKAVTIHVTGFKKFQGVPVNPTEAIVSNLKGYIEKKGLPDGVTLGSCTVLEVAGEGALPQLYQTLESGVSKTDTKSNANVVWLHLGANSGATMFAIERLAANEATFRCPDELGWQPQQVPIVLEDGGISRKRETSLPVDAIYKFLKKGQNYDVMKSDDAGRFVCNYVYYHSLRFAEQKGNKSLFVHVPLFSRIDEETQMRFTASLLEAIASAC, from the exons ATGGGATCTGAAGGGCCAAAGGCTGTTACAATTCATGTAACTGGGTTTAAGAAGTTTCAAGGAGTGCCAGTAAACCCTACAGAGGCTATTGTTAGTAATCTGAAGGGTTATATTGAAAAGAAAGGTTTACCGGATGGTGTTACTCTTGGAAGTTGCACTGTTCTTGAGGTGGCTGGTGAGGGTGCACTTCCTCAACTGTATCAGACTTTGGAGTCTGGTGTGTCTAAAACAGATACTAAGAGCAACGCTAATGTTGTTTGG cttcacttggGGGCGAATAGTGGAGCGACAATGTTTGCCATTGAGCGTCTGGCAGCGAATGAAGCCACTTTTCGCTGTCCAGATGAATTAGGATGGCAACCACAG CAAGTCCCGATAGTCCTTGAAGATGGCGGGATTTCTCGAAAAAGAGAG ACTTCTCTACCCGTTGATGCAATCTATAAATTCTTGAAGAAGGGACAAAATTATGATGTAATGAAATCAGATGACGCCGGACGATTTGTTTGCAATTATGTGTATTACCACTCTCTCCGGTTTGCTGAACAGAAGGGTAACAAGTCTCTATTTGTCCATGTCCCTTTATTTTCGAGAATCGATGAAGAAACTCAGATGAGATTCACAGCCTCTCTTTTGGAGGCCATTGCTTCCGCATGTTAA